The Kocuria sp. TGY1127_2 genome includes a window with the following:
- a CDS encoding ribonuclease J, translated as MTQIPTDLPKPPKLQKDTLRVLALGGLGEIGRNMTVYELNGKLLVVDCGVLFPEETQPGVDLILPDLNHILDRLDDIVAIVLTHGHEDHIGAVPYLLKRRPDIPLIGSQLTLALVEAKLQEHRIRSTSMAVAEGDVEDLKPFECEFVAVNHSIPDALAVFIRTKAGTVLHTGDFKMDQLPLDGRITDLRHFSRLGEEGVDLFLPDSTNAEVPGFTPTEKNIGPVLSDVFRDAPKRIIVASFSSHVHRVQQVIDAAVERGRKVALCGRSMVRNMSIAEKLGYLHVPENVLIDLKHVDNYRDDEVVLMCTGSQGEPMAALSRMASGDHRIQIDQDDTIVLASSLIPGNENSVFRVINGLLKLGANVIHKGNAKVHVSGHAAAGELLYCYNILEPNYVLPVHGEVRHLIANGKLAMETGVPEENVLLGESGIAVDMKNGQARIVGAVDCGYVYVDGKSVGEITDQDLKDRRTLGEEGFVSIVIVVDRKTKRVVAGPDIHARGVAEEDAVFSPMIPKITEALEDALQEQSAKRVTNHQMQQIVRRTIGQWIGRKLRRKPMIIPVVVEANQEK; from the coding sequence GTGACCCAGATACCTACCGATTTGCCCAAACCTCCGAAGCTGCAAAAGGACACTCTGCGTGTTCTGGCCCTCGGCGGACTGGGTGAGATAGGCCGCAACATGACGGTCTACGAACTCAACGGCAAGCTCCTGGTCGTAGACTGCGGTGTTCTCTTCCCAGAGGAGACCCAGCCTGGCGTCGACCTGATCCTGCCGGATCTGAACCATATTCTTGATCGTCTCGACGACATCGTTGCCATTGTCCTGACCCACGGTCACGAGGACCACATCGGCGCGGTTCCGTATCTGCTCAAGCGTCGGCCCGATATCCCCTTGATCGGTTCGCAGCTGACTCTGGCCCTGGTTGAGGCGAAGCTTCAGGAGCACCGTATTCGCTCGACGTCCATGGCCGTCGCGGAAGGCGATGTCGAGGATCTCAAGCCGTTCGAATGCGAATTCGTGGCCGTGAACCATTCGATTCCGGATGCCTTGGCTGTCTTCATCAGAACCAAGGCCGGGACGGTATTGCACACCGGCGACTTCAAGATGGATCAGCTTCCTCTGGACGGTCGCATCACCGACTTGCGTCACTTCTCCCGACTGGGTGAGGAAGGCGTCGATCTTTTCCTTCCGGATTCGACCAACGCGGAGGTCCCTGGGTTCACTCCTACGGAGAAGAACATCGGTCCGGTGCTCTCCGACGTCTTCCGGGACGCCCCCAAACGCATCATTGTGGCTTCCTTCTCCTCTCACGTTCACCGTGTTCAGCAGGTGATCGACGCCGCGGTCGAGCGAGGCCGTAAGGTAGCGCTGTGCGGCCGCTCGATGGTCCGCAATATGTCGATCGCCGAGAAGCTCGGCTACTTGCACGTTCCGGAGAACGTCCTGATCGATCTCAAGCACGTGGACAATTACCGCGATGACGAGGTTGTTCTGATGTGCACCGGTTCTCAGGGAGAACCCATGGCTGCGTTGTCCCGCATGGCCAGTGGGGACCATAGGATCCAGATCGACCAGGACGACACGATCGTGTTGGCCTCGTCCTTGATTCCTGGCAATGAGAACAGCGTGTTCCGGGTGATCAATGGCTTGCTCAAATTGGGTGCGAATGTGATCCACAAGGGCAATGCCAAGGTTCACGTCTCGGGCCACGCGGCCGCGGGCGAATTGTTGTACTGCTACAACATCCTCGAGCCGAATTACGTCCTTCCAGTCCACGGCGAAGTCCGTCACCTGATTGCGAACGGCAAGCTCGCGATGGAAACCGGTGTCCCCGAGGAGAACGTTCTCCTGGGCGAAAGCGGCATCGCGGTGGACATGAAGAACGGGCAGGCCCGGATCGTGGGCGCCGTCGATTGTGGCTATGTCTACGTTGATGGCAAGTCCGTGGGCGAAATCACGGACCAGGACCTCAAGGACCGCCGCACGTTGGGCGAAGAAGGCTTCGTCTCGATCGTGATTGTGGTCGATCGCAAGACCAAACGCGTCGTTGCAGGACCGGATATCCACGCCCGAGGCGTTGCAGAAGAAGACGCCGTTTTCTCGCCGATGATTCCCAAGATCACGGAGGCGCTCGAGGACGCTCTTCAGGAGCAGTCCGCCAAGCGCGTGACCAATCACCAGATGCAGCAGATCGTGCGCCGTACGATTGGCCAATGGATTGGTCGGAAGCTTCGTCGCAAACCGATGATCATCCCCGTGGTCGTGGAGGCCAATCAGGAGAAGTAG